The Triticum urartu cultivar G1812 chromosome 5, Tu2.1, whole genome shotgun sequence genome contains the following window.
CCAATCTCATCGACAGCACGGGAACACTAGGCAAGCAATCAGCAAGCAACAAAATACTAACTACATCGCCATCAAAACCAAGTGCAACATGCCAACATCAGAAGCACTATCAACTGCAACATTTCACCATCACATGCATCTATCAACAGCTATATGCAAACTTGTAACCAGATTAGCTTGCAACGATCAGTGCAATCCCAAGTACTATGAAGTACGAAACATGATGAAGAATTATGCTATATAGGCAAAGTAGACTGTCAGATAATTCCAAAGCGACAATTGTTATGAACGCTATTCCTATATGCAGAAGTAGATTGATTGTTAATTCTAATTGCTAAAATGCTAAACATGAAGCACGTATACCTAATAGGCGATTGTTTATACAATAGACTATTATCCATCTTCTATAGAGTAGAACACTGGCCAGTACAAGCATTTTTTATCTCCGACTAAACCAAAATTCAGACTAGCCACCATGCTATGTAAATATGTTATGTAACTAAAAATGTGCTAGTATGATATGTTATGTAACTAAAAATGTTACATTTTACTAGGAGTCTAGGATGCATCTGTAAATAATATGTTATGTAACTAAAAATGTGCTAGTATGATGCATGTATACCTGGAAGTGAGCTATATATTATACATTTTACTAAACAGAACAGAGCAGTAAACATCAACGTCCAACCACTACAAGCAAACTTTCTCCGACATACGGAAGCACAATTCAACACTAAGTGACAATGCAAGCTGCAGCGCACGATCAAGAACAGGCCAAGCGGACAGCGACCAAGTACACAACAACAGGACAAACATCTTCATCATAATGCGGAAGCAACAGAGATGGCGATAAAAAAATTGAACATGTTCACTCACAGCAGCACAGTCAACTACTACAACCGAAGCTAAAAGCATCCACCCATCCATTGTGCACACTCATCTCGATTAGGTTACAACACATACTGAGCAACTAAGCCGACGGAACAATTAGTACGGAGCACGAATCGAAGAAGCACGGTCACACCTAGGAGCTTACCACCGTCGCAACCACAGCGAGATACACGGACCGAAAGGCATCAGCACGCAGGCCTCACACCGCCACCTTGCGTGGGCGCCCACGGCCACGCTTGGCAGGAGCGGAGCCGGACCCGGGGGCCGGAGAGGCGGCCTCCGTGgcgaccttggccttcttggccgAGGAGGGACCCGGCGGGCGGCCGCGGCCCCGGGGCATGCCGGTGGTGGCCTTGGCGACGGCCTCCTTGACGGCGTCAGCCATGGGGTCCTTGACCTTGGGCGGGCGGCCCCGGCCGCGCTTGGGCGTGTTGGGGTCCTTGGGCGCCGCCTTGGGCTTGGGCGGCGCGTTGGGGTCCTTGGGCGGGCGGCCGCGGCCGCGCTTTGCCGGGGTAGCGGAGGGAGCGTCGGCCTTGAGGTAGTTGTTCTTGACGAAGGAGAGCTTGCCGGCCTCCTTCATGCTGGCGAGGTTGGCCGTGAGGAGGGAGGCGTGCGCGGAGGGGAGGCCCTCGTACTTCTCCTCGATGTAGCTGGAGATGGCCGACTTGCTCGAGCCGTTCTTGTCGCCCAGCGCCTCGATCGCCGCGATAATCATCTGCGAGGAGAAGCAGAGGCGCTCAGGCCGCGGCCGGCAAGGAGAAGGATCTAGTACCAAACAAGGAAATGATGCGCCGCCGACGAATCTACGGCGGAAGGCACTGAAGCAGAGCGTCAAAACTGGGAGAAACTCACCTCGGGGTAGGGCGGGATGTCACCGGACTTGGGGGACCCGTCG
Protein-coding sequences here:
- the LOC125509295 gene encoding HMG-Y-related protein A-like; this translates as MANDGSPKSGDIPPYPEMIIAAIEALGDKNGSSKSAISSYIEEKYEGLPSAHASLLTANLASMKEAGKLSFVKNNYLKADAPSATPAKRGRGRPPKDPNAPPKPKAAPKDPNTPKRGRGRPPKVKDPMADAVKEAVAKATTGMPRGRGRPPGPSSAKKAKVATEAASPAPGSGSAPAKRGRGRPRKVAV